CCATCACCCGGTGGGAGATGTCCATGACCACGCCCATGTCGTGCTCGATCATCACGACGGTCATGCCGTACTCCTCGTTCAGATCGACGATGTAGCGGGCCATGTCCTCCTTCTCCTCCAGGTTCATGCCGGCCATCGGCTCGTCCAGCAGGATCAGGTCCGGCTTCAGCGCCATGGCGCGGGCCAGCTCGACCCGCTTGCGCAACCCATAGGAAAGCGTGCCGGCGACCGCCTTTCGGACATGCTGGATGTCCAGGAAATTGATGATCTCCTCGATCTCGCGGCGGTGCTCCAGCTCCTCCTTCCGCGCGCCGGTGAACCAGTACAGCGCGCCGGTCAGGAAGTTGTTCTTCATCAGGTGGTGGCGCCCGACCATGATGTTGTCGAGCACCGTCATGTGCCCGAACAGCGCCAGGTTCTGGAACGTGCGGCCGATGCCGATCTCGGCCCGGTGGTTGGGCGTCATCCGCGTGATATCCCGTCCCTTGAACAGGATCTGGCCCTCGGTCGGGCTGTACCGGCCGGAAATGCAATTGACCATGGAGGTCTTGCCGGCCCCGTTGGGACCGATGATCGAGAACAGCTCGCCCTTGTCGATGCTGAAGCTCACATCCGTCAGCGCGCGCACACCGCCGAACCGCAGCGACACATGTCGGGCTTCGAAAATGGGCGTATCGGCTTTCACCGCGCGTCCTCCCTGTCACGTTCTTATTGGGCGTACCTTTTTCGTTCGTACGACCGTTGCGCAGCAAGGTGCGATACCGGCTCCCTAAATTCAAGATGAATAGCTTGCACCCGGAAGTTCCCGGCAAGGGCGCAGAGCATCCCTGCCGGAAAACCGCGCCTGCCTGGTTTGGGACATTGAAGCGCAGCGGCAAAGAGCCTCATCGCGCATCCGGCAAGAGCCCGGCAAAACTGCCGGCAGGCCAAAACAGTCGGCAGGCATCGAGTCCAAGGGGCTGAAGTCCTGCAATAAACCTGGCAATAAACCTAATAGAGAGGATCTAGCCGTGCTTGAAGCCTATCGCCAGCATGTCGCTGAGCGTGCCGCACTCGGGATTTCGCCGCTGCCGCTGTCCGCCAAGCAGACCGAGGAACTGATCGGCCTGCTGAAGGCCCCCCCCGCGGGCGAGGAGCAATTCCTGGTCGATCTGGTGACCTACCGCGTGCCGGCGGGCGTCGACGATGCCGCCAAGGTCAAGGCCGCCTTCCTGGCCCAGGTCGCCAAGGGGGAGGAGTCCTGCGCGCTGATCTCCAGGGTCAAGGCGACGGAACTGCTCGGCACCATGCTCGGGGGCTTCAACATCAGTCCGCTGATCGGCCTGCTGGCCGACGCCGAATGCGGCGCGGCCGCGGCGGAGGGGCTGAAGACGACCCTCCTCATGTTCGATTACTTCCACGACGTCAAGGAACTGGCCGACCAGGGCAACGCCAACGCCCGGGCGGTGATGCAGTCCTGGGCCGATGCCGAGTGGTTCACCTCGCGTCCGGAGGTTCCGGAAAGCCTCACCCTGACCATCTTCAAGGTGACCGGGGAGACCAACACCGACGATCTGTCGCCGGCCCCCGATGCCTGGTCGCGCCCGGACATCCCGCTGCATGCGCTCGCCATGCTGAAGAACCCCCGCCCCGGCATCGAGCCGGACGAGCCCGGCGCCCGCGGCCCGGTACGGCAGCTCGAGTCGCTGAAGGCCAAGGGCAATCTGGTGGCCTATGTCGGCGACGTGGTCGGCACCGGCTCGTCGCGCAAGTCCGCCACCAACTCCGTGCTCTGGTGGACCGGCGAGGACATCGCCTATGTCCCGAACAAGCGTTTCGGCGGCGTCTGCCTGGGCAGCAAGATCGCGCCGATCTTCTACAACACCATGGAGGACGCGGGCGCGCTGCCGATCGAGCTGGACGTCTCCCGGATGGAGATGGGCGACGTCGTCGAGCTGCGCCCCTATGAAGGCAAGGCCCTGAAGGACGGCGAGGTGATCGCCGAGTTCAAGGTCAAGTCCGACGTGATCTTCGACGAGGTCCGGGCCGGCGGCCGCATCCCGCTGATCATCGGCCGCGGCCTGACGGCCCGCGCCCGCGAGGCGCTGGGCTTGGAGCCGTCCACCCTGTTCCGGCTGCCGTCTGCCCCGGCCGACAGCGGCAAGGGCTTTTCGCTGGCCCAGAAGATGGTCGGCCGCGCCTGCGGCGTGCCGGACGGGCAGGGCATCCGCCCCGGCACCTATTGCGAGCCGAGGATGACCACCGTCGGTTCGCAGGACACCACCGGCCCGATGACCCGGGACGAGCTGAAGGACCTGGCCTGCCTGGGCTTCTCCGCCGATCTCGTGATGCAGTCCTTCTGCCACACCGCGGCATATCCCAAGCTGGTGGACGTGAAGATGCACCACGAGCTGCCGACCTTCATCGCCACCCGCGGCGGCGTGTCCCTGCGGCCGGGCGACGGCATCATCCACTCCTGGCTGAACCGCCTGCTGATGCCCGACACCGTCGGCACCGGCGGCGACAGCCACACGCGCTTCCCGATCGGCATCTCCTTCCCGGCCGGCTCCGGCCTGGTGGCCTTCGCCGCCGCCACCGGCGTGATGCCGCTGGACATGCCTGAAAGCGTGCTGGTGCGCTTCACCGGCACCATGCAGCCGGGCGTCACGCTGCGCGACCTTGTCAACGCGATCCCCCTCTACGCCATCCGCCAGGGCCTGCTGACGGTCGAGAAGAAGGGCAAGAAGAACATCTTCTCCGGCCGCATCCTGGAGATCGAGGGGCTGCCCGACCTGAAGGTCGAGCAGGCGTTCGAGCTGAGCGACGCATCGGCCGAACGGTCCGCCGCCGCCTGCACGGTGCGCCTCAACGAGGAGCCGATCATCGAGTACATGCGCTCCAACATCACGCTGATGCGCTGGATGATCGCCAACGGTTACCAGGATCGCCGCACGCTGGAGCGCCGCATCAAGTCGATGGAGGCCTGGATCGCCGATCCGCAGCTCCTGCAACCCGATGCCGACGCCGAGTATGCCGCCGTCATCGAGATCGACCTGGCCGACATCCGGGAGCCGATCGTCGCCTGCCCGAACGATCCGGACGACGTCAAGCCGCTGTCGGAGGTCGCGGGCGACGTAATCGACGAGGTCTTCATCGGCTCGTGCATGACCAACATCGGCCACTTCCGCGCCGCCGGCAAGGTGCTGGACGGCAGGTCCGACATCCCGACCCGGCTGTGGATCGCGCCGCCGACCAAGATGGACGCCATGATCCTGAACGAGGAGGGCTATTACAGCGTCCTCGGCAAGTCGGGCGCGCGGATGGAGATGCCGGGCTGCTCGCTGTGCATGGGCAACCAGGCGCAGATCCGCAAGGGCTCGACGGCCATGTCCACCTCGACCCGCAACTTCCCGAACCGCCTGGGCATCGACACCCGCGTCTATCTCGGCTCGGCCGAGCTGGCCGCGGTGTGCGCGCTGATGGGCAGGATCCCGACCGTGGCCGAGTACATGGAGCAGGTCAGCATCGTCAACCAGAAGGCCGCCGACATCTACCGCTACATGAACTTCGACCAGATCCCCGCCTTCCGCGAGATCGCGGACACGGTCGCGGTCGCCTGACCGGATCGGATACGCGCGCAACAGCCCCCGCCGGGAAACCGGCGGGGGCTTCGTTTTTTCGGGAGCGCGCAGGCATGGGGCGCCGCGTCCCGAAGCGCGGAAACCCTCGCGATCGGTCCGCTGGTAATACCACTCGCACACCGCTGTCGTTTGCCAGCGTGCCGATTTTGCGCTAGATCATTGCAACGCAAAAAAAAGGTTTCGGTCACATGTCGATCCAAACCTCCGCCGGTTGCAAAGCAATGGAGGAGTTCCCGTGACAACATTCACCGGTCATGACTCGCTGAAGACGCGCCGCACCCTCGACGTGGGGGGCAAGTCGTATGATTACTTCAGCCTGAAGGCGGCCGAGCAGGCCGGCCTCGGCGATCTCTCCACGCTTCCCTTCTCGCTCAAGGTCCTGCTCGAGAACCTGCTGCGCTTCGAGGACGGGCGCACGGTCTCGGTCAACGACGTCAAGGCGGTGGCCGAGTGGCTGAAGGCCCGGCGCAGCGACACCGAGATCGCCTACCGTCCGGCCCGCGTCCTGATGCAGGACTTCACCGGCGTCCCCGCCGTGGCGGACCTCGCCGCCATGCGCGAGGCGGTGAAGACGCTGGGCGGCGAAGTATCGCGGATCAATCCGCTCTGCGCGGTCGACCTCGTCATCGACCACTCGGTCACGGTGGACGAGTTCGGCGGTCCCGACAGCTTCAAGAAGAACGTCGAGCTGGAGTTCGAGCGCAACCAGGAGCGCTACGCCTTTCTGCGCTGGGGCCAGACCGCGTTCAACAATTTCCGCGTCGTGCCGCCCGGCACCGGCATCTGCCACCAGGTCAACGTCGAATACCTGGCCCAGACCGTCTGGACCGACACCGACCAGGGCACCGGCAAGACCGTGGCCTACCCCGACACCCTCGTCGGCACCGACAGCCACACCACAATGGTGAACGGCCTCGCGGTGCTGGGCTGGGGCGTCGGCGGCATCGAGGCGGAAGCGGCCATGCTCGGCCAGCCGATCTCCATGCTGATCCCCGAGGTCGTCGGCTTCAAGCTGACCGGCAAGCTGAAGGAAGGCACCACCGCGACCGACCTGGTGCTGACCGTCACCCAGATGCTGCGCAAGAAGGGCGTCGTCGGCAAGTTCGTCGAGTTCTTCGGCCCCGGCCTCGCCGACCTGCCGCTCGCCGACCGCGCCACGATCGCCAACATGGCGCCGGAATACGGCGCCACCTGCGGCATCTTCCCGATCGACGCCGAGACCATCAAGTTCCTGACCTTCACCGGCCGCGACGCCGACCGCGTGGCGCTGGTCGAGGCCTATGCCAAGGCCCAGGGCATGTGGGCCGAGCCGGGCTCGCCGGAGCCGGTCTTCACCGACGTGCTGGAACTGGACCTCGCCTCGGTCGAGCCGTCGCTGGCCGGCCCGAAGCGCCCGCAGGACAAGGTGCTGCTGTCGTCGATGGCGCAGGCCTTCACCAGCGACCTGATCGCCGCCTTCAAGGTGCCGGCCGCCGACATCGACAAGGCGACGCCGGTCAAGGGCGCCGACTACAGCCTGAAACAGGGCGACGTCGTGATCGCCGCCATCACGTCCTGCACCAACACGTCGAACCCCAGCGTGCTGGTCGCCGCCGGCCTCGTCGCCAAGAAGGCGGTCGAGAAGGGCCTGACCTCCAAGCCGTGGGTCAAGACCTCGCTGGCTCCGGGCAGCCAGGTGGTGACCGACTATCTCGCCGCCGCCGGCCTGGACACCTATCTGGACAAGCTGGGCTTCAACCTGGTCGGCTACGGCTGCACCACCTGCATCGGCAACTCCGGCCCGCTGCCGGAGGCGATCTCCGCCGCGGTGGAGGAGGGTGACCTCGTGGTCGCCGCCGTCCTGTCGGGCAACCGCAACTTCGAAGGCCGCGTCAACCCGCACACCCGCGCCAACTACCTCGCGTCGCCGCCGCTCTGCGTCGCCTACGCGCTGGCCGGCAACGTCAAGGTCGATCTGGTCAACGATCCGATCGGCACGGGCAGCGACGGCCAGCCGGTGTACCTGAAGGACATCTGGCCGACCAACCAGGAGATCGCGGACACGATCCAGGCGTCCCTGACCCCGGCGATGTTCCGCGACCGCTACAGCGACGTGTTCGCCGGCCCGGAGGAGTGGCGCAGCATCGCCACCGCGACCGGCCAGACCTACAGCTGGGCCGAGGGCTCGACCTACGTCAAGCTGCCGCCGCTGTTCGAGGACATGAAGCCGGAGCCGCAGCCGGTCTCCGACGTCCACGACGCCCGCCCGCTGGCGATCCTGGGCGACTCGATCACGACCGACCACATCTCCCCGGCCGGTTCGATCAAGAAGGACAGCCCCGCCGGCGAATACCTGCTGGGCTATCAGGTGCGGCCGACCGACTTCAACAGCTACGGCGCCCGCCGCGGCAACCATGAAGTCATGATGCGCGGCACCTTCGCCAACATCCGCATCAAGAACGAGATGGTACCCGGCACCGAGGGCGGCGTCACGAAGCACGTCCCGTCGGGCGAGGTGATGCCGATCTACACCGCCGCCATGCGCTACGCCGACGAGGGCACGCCCCTGGTCGTGGTGGCCGGCAAGGAGTACGGCACCGGCTCGTCCCGCGACTGGGCGGCCAAGGGCACCCGCCTGCTGGGCGTCAAGGCCGTGCTCGCCGAGAGCTTCGAGCGCATCCACCGCTCCAACCTGATCGGCATGGGCATCCTCGCCCTGCAGTTCAAGGACGGCATGTCGCGCCAGAGCCTGAAGCTGGACGGCACGGAGATCTTCGACATCACCGGCGTGGAGGCGGGCCTGACCCCGCGCAAGGACATCGACGTCAAGATCACCCGCGCCGACGGCACGTCCGAGACAATCCAGGTGACCCTGCGCATCGACACCCTGGACGAGGTCGAGTACTACAAGAACGGCGGTATCCTTCAGTACGTGCTGCGCAGCATGATGAAGCAGGCGGCGTAAGCCTCCGGCTTCGACCGAAGCATCGATCCGGAAGGGCCCCGCGGCGTCGAGCCGCGGGGCCTTTTGCATGGTTCAAGTCCGAGATCGAGCAATTTGACAATGACCATTGATGACTCCGCACGGACAGCTTGGAGGGTGCGCGTCCCGCGCACCACGGGCGGCGGGACGCCGCCCCTCCGCATAAGGCTCTGCCGCTTCGCTCCTGCCGATCGAACTTAGGAAGCCGCAGGTCGCGGCCAAGTTGCCGCATTGACTCTCCCCTGCGTGGGGCTCATGCCGGGGTGCCATGACAGCGCGCCCATGAACAAGGAGCAACGGTCATGCCCGTCCTCGACGGTATGCCGGCGGAGGAAAAGCGCCGCCGGTTCGCCGAAATGATCTCCCGCATGACCGCGGAGCGCTTCCCCGACGAGGCCGATCTCCCCTTCGCCATCGCCGCCGTCGGCGCCCTGTCCGGCAGCCGCTTCTTCGGCGTCCGCTACAAGGCCGAAGCGGCCGGCACCCGCGCCTGGGTCGCCCGGCCGCACGGTCCCGAGCGCACCGAGGTCTGGGACCCGGCGGCCCTTGCCTTCACCTGGAACTACTCGGACTCGCTGCCCGGCGGAGTGGAGGCCTTCACCCCGGACGAAGCCGGCATGGCGCGGCTGCACGCCCTGTTCAACGCCAGGGGCAACGACCTGACCGCCCTGGGCCGCCGCATCCACGCCCTGCTGACCGGCACCGAACCGGACGACGACTGACCCCGACCCGGCGAAGGGAGACTCAGGCCCAGCTTGGCGGGACGGAAATGCCTGGAACGTGGAGGTTGTCGATTGCCATGACTGATCGATCGCGGAACGTGACGCCCGGCATGATCCTCAAGGACGATTTCCTCGATGCGATCGGGATCACTCCCGCCGAACTGGCGTCTGCCACGACAATTTCGGAAGAGAGCCTGAACGACATGATCGCCGGCCGGTGCGACGTAACCGCGGAAGCCGACCTGCGCCTCTGCCGTTATTTCGGATTGACCGATGGTTACTGGCTCCGCTTGCAAGTA
This Skermanella mucosa DNA region includes the following protein-coding sequences:
- the acnA gene encoding aconitate hydratase AcnA produces the protein MTTFTGHDSLKTRRTLDVGGKSYDYFSLKAAEQAGLGDLSTLPFSLKVLLENLLRFEDGRTVSVNDVKAVAEWLKARRSDTEIAYRPARVLMQDFTGVPAVADLAAMREAVKTLGGEVSRINPLCAVDLVIDHSVTVDEFGGPDSFKKNVELEFERNQERYAFLRWGQTAFNNFRVVPPGTGICHQVNVEYLAQTVWTDTDQGTGKTVAYPDTLVGTDSHTTMVNGLAVLGWGVGGIEAEAAMLGQPISMLIPEVVGFKLTGKLKEGTTATDLVLTVTQMLRKKGVVGKFVEFFGPGLADLPLADRATIANMAPEYGATCGIFPIDAETIKFLTFTGRDADRVALVEAYAKAQGMWAEPGSPEPVFTDVLELDLASVEPSLAGPKRPQDKVLLSSMAQAFTSDLIAAFKVPAADIDKATPVKGADYSLKQGDVVIAAITSCTNTSNPSVLVAAGLVAKKAVEKGLTSKPWVKTSLAPGSQVVTDYLAAAGLDTYLDKLGFNLVGYGCTTCIGNSGPLPEAISAAVEEGDLVVAAVLSGNRNFEGRVNPHTRANYLASPPLCVAYALAGNVKVDLVNDPIGTGSDGQPVYLKDIWPTNQEIADTIQASLTPAMFRDRYSDVFAGPEEWRSIATATGQTYSWAEGSTYVKLPPLFEDMKPEPQPVSDVHDARPLAILGDSITTDHISPAGSIKKDSPAGEYLLGYQVRPTDFNSYGARRGNHEVMMRGTFANIRIKNEMVPGTEGGVTKHVPSGEVMPIYTAAMRYADEGTPLVVVAGKEYGTGSSRDWAAKGTRLLGVKAVLAESFERIHRSNLIGMGILALQFKDGMSRQSLKLDGTEIFDITGVEAGLTPRKDIDVKITRADGTSETIQVTLRIDTLDEVEYYKNGGILQYVLRSMMKQAA
- the acnB gene encoding bifunctional aconitate hydratase 2/2-methylisocitrate dehydratase; protein product: MLEAYRQHVAERAALGISPLPLSAKQTEELIGLLKAPPAGEEQFLVDLVTYRVPAGVDDAAKVKAAFLAQVAKGEESCALISRVKATELLGTMLGGFNISPLIGLLADAECGAAAAEGLKTTLLMFDYFHDVKELADQGNANARAVMQSWADAEWFTSRPEVPESLTLTIFKVTGETNTDDLSPAPDAWSRPDIPLHALAMLKNPRPGIEPDEPGARGPVRQLESLKAKGNLVAYVGDVVGTGSSRKSATNSVLWWTGEDIAYVPNKRFGGVCLGSKIAPIFYNTMEDAGALPIELDVSRMEMGDVVELRPYEGKALKDGEVIAEFKVKSDVIFDEVRAGGRIPLIIGRGLTARAREALGLEPSTLFRLPSAPADSGKGFSLAQKMVGRACGVPDGQGIRPGTYCEPRMTTVGSQDTTGPMTRDELKDLACLGFSADLVMQSFCHTAAYPKLVDVKMHHELPTFIATRGGVSLRPGDGIIHSWLNRLLMPDTVGTGGDSHTRFPIGISFPAGSGLVAFAAATGVMPLDMPESVLVRFTGTMQPGVTLRDLVNAIPLYAIRQGLLTVEKKGKKNIFSGRILEIEGLPDLKVEQAFELSDASAERSAAACTVRLNEEPIIEYMRSNITLMRWMIANGYQDRRTLERRIKSMEAWIADPQLLQPDADAEYAAVIEIDLADIREPIVACPNDPDDVKPLSEVAGDVIDEVFIGSCMTNIGHFRAAGKVLDGRSDIPTRLWIAPPTKMDAMILNEEGYYSVLGKSGARMEMPGCSLCMGNQAQIRKGSTAMSTSTRNFPNRLGIDTRVYLGSAELAAVCALMGRIPTVAEYMEQVSIVNQKAADIYRYMNFDQIPAFREIADTVAVA
- a CDS encoding ABC transporter ATP-binding protein, whose product is MKADTPIFEARHVSLRFGGVRALTDVSFSIDKGELFSIIGPNGAGKTSMVNCISGRYSPTEGQILFKGRDITRMTPNHRAEIGIGRTFQNLALFGHMTVLDNIMVGRHHLMKNNFLTGALYWFTGARKEELEHRREIEEIINFLDIQHVRKAVAGTLSYGLRKRVELARAMALKPDLILLDEPMAGMNLEEKEDMARYIVDLNEEYGMTVVMIEHDMGVVMDISHRVMVLDFGKKIAEGYPEEVLANAHVKRAYLGEADDVLSDEDDVAVPAGKVA
- a CDS encoding HigA family addiction module antitoxin, with amino-acid sequence MTDRSRNVTPGMILKDDFLDAIGITPAELASATTISEESLNDMIAGRCDVTAEADLRLCRYFGLTDGYWLRLQVAHDLFAARQRIGAEIARITPRAA